One window from the genome of Spirosoma rhododendri encodes:
- the glgX gene encoding glycogen debranching protein GlgX, producing MAKDAELKQAHDYSTKPGKAYPLGATFDGEGVNFALFSEHGTGAYVCLYDVAEPETEVARIPMVEYTELIYHVYVDGLQPGQLYGYRVDGPYNPKEGDFFNPNKLLLDPYAKAISAPINDDNSRLGYDYKSKADDRYLVMSTEDSGPGMAKSVVIDPSFDWEDDKAPDVPLHRSVIYEMHVKGFTHLHPTIDKSIRGTYAALGTPESTDYLKKLGVTAIELLPIHQFTNESYWGYNSIGFFAPQNTYSSSGMDGQQVTEFKQMVKDLHKAGIEVILDVVYNHTAEGNQFGPMLSFQGIDNKVYYRQMTEQPEYYRDFTGTGNTFDLTQPRTLQLVMDSLRYWVTEMHVDGFRFDLAATLIRSDEDAGRVSSFLDTVAQDPILTRVKLIAEPWDIESYEVGGFPVQWSEWNGKFRDTFRAFWKGDEGKANEVSLRMLGSPDLYANDGRSPANSVNLITAHDGFTLNDLVSYNDKHNEANGEDNKDGSNDNASWNCGAEGPTDDQAINELRERQKRNFLSTLLLSQGTPMIVMGDECGRTQHGNNNGYNQDSEISWMNWDWNEKQQALFDFTSQLTALRRDMPLLSRRKFYGNEQISFLRPDGQEMTEHDLQNPDTRCVALFIDGMRVDEQTEDGQDVGDEQLIWVLNAYWEDIPFMLPKIGRKKSNWKVVVDTSTGEFSPEWKPVTGGHEYTIPARSSVLLSLS from the coding sequence ATGGCTAAAGATGCCGAGCTAAAACAAGCTCACGACTACTCAACAAAACCAGGAAAAGCTTACCCGCTCGGTGCTACCTTCGACGGTGAAGGTGTGAACTTTGCGTTGTTCAGCGAGCACGGAACCGGTGCCTACGTCTGCCTGTACGACGTGGCCGAGCCAGAGACAGAGGTTGCCCGTATCCCGATGGTGGAATACACCGAGCTTATCTACCACGTCTACGTTGATGGGCTGCAACCAGGTCAGTTGTATGGCTACCGGGTTGATGGTCCATACAACCCGAAAGAAGGCGATTTCTTCAACCCTAACAAACTCCTGCTCGACCCTTACGCGAAAGCAATCAGCGCGCCGATCAATGACGACAACAGCCGTCTGGGGTATGACTATAAAAGCAAAGCCGACGACCGTTATCTGGTGATGAGCACCGAAGACAGTGGCCCCGGTATGGCCAAGAGTGTGGTTATCGACCCATCGTTCGATTGGGAAGACGACAAAGCACCCGATGTGCCACTGCATCGCTCGGTGATTTACGAGATGCACGTAAAAGGCTTTACGCACCTCCACCCCACCATCGACAAGTCAATTCGGGGTACGTATGCCGCCCTCGGTACGCCGGAAAGCACCGATTACCTTAAAAAGTTGGGCGTCACCGCGATCGAACTGTTGCCGATTCACCAGTTTACCAACGAAAGCTATTGGGGCTATAACTCCATCGGTTTCTTCGCTCCCCAGAACACGTATTCGTCGTCGGGTATGGACGGTCAGCAGGTAACGGAGTTCAAGCAAATGGTGAAAGACCTGCACAAAGCAGGCATCGAAGTTATTCTGGACGTCGTCTATAACCATACGGCAGAAGGAAATCAGTTTGGTCCGATGCTGTCGTTTCAGGGTATCGACAATAAGGTGTATTACCGGCAAATGACCGAGCAGCCGGAGTACTACCGTGACTTTACCGGTACGGGCAACACCTTCGATCTTACCCAGCCCCGTACGCTTCAGCTCGTTATGGACAGCCTGCGGTATTGGGTGACGGAGATGCACGTCGACGGCTTCCGCTTCGACCTTGCCGCCACGCTGATTCGCTCCGACGAAGACGCAGGCCGGGTATCGTCATTCCTCGACACGGTTGCACAGGACCCCATTCTGACGCGCGTCAAACTGATTGCCGAACCCTGGGATATCGAGTCGTATGAAGTAGGTGGCTTCCCGGTGCAGTGGTCGGAGTGGAACGGTAAGTTCCGCGACACGTTCCGGGCGTTCTGGAAAGGCGACGAAGGCAAAGCCAACGAAGTATCGCTGCGAATGCTGGGCTCGCCCGATCTGTACGCTAACGACGGTCGCTCACCCGCCAACAGTGTCAACCTGATTACGGCGCACGATGGCTTTACGCTGAACGACCTGGTCAGCTACAACGACAAGCACAACGAAGCCAACGGCGAAGACAACAAAGACGGTTCTAATGACAACGCAAGCTGGAACTGTGGTGCCGAAGGCCCAACAGACGATCAGGCCATCAACGAACTGCGCGAGCGGCAGAAACGCAACTTCCTGTCGACACTGCTGCTGAGTCAGGGGACGCCGATGATCGTTATGGGCGACGAGTGTGGCCGGACACAACACGGCAACAACAACGGCTATAATCAGGACAGCGAAATCAGCTGGATGAACTGGGACTGGAACGAGAAGCAGCAGGCCCTGTTCGACTTTACGAGTCAACTCACCGCCCTGCGTCGGGACATGCCGCTGCTCAGCCGCCGGAAGTTCTACGGTAACGAGCAGATTTCGTTCCTCCGCCCCGATGGTCAAGAAATGACCGAGCACGACCTGCAAAACCCGGACACCCGTTGCGTAGCCCTGTTTATCGACGGTATGCGGGTCGATGAGCAAACCGAAGACGGGCAGGACGTTGGCGATGAGCAGCTAATCTGGGTGCTGAACGCCTATTGGGAAGATATTCCGTTTATGCTGCCTAAAATCGGCCGGAAGAAATCGAACTGGAAAGTTGTCGTCGACACCTCGACGGGCGAGTTCAGCCCAGAGTGGAAACCCGTTACTGGTGGTCACGAATACACGATTCCC